The Sedimentibacter sp. zth1 DNA segment TTGCTTTAATTCATTAAAAAACAAAATGAAATCTAATACACATAAACATGAAATAGTTATTGGTGGGCTTGGTACAGGAAAAACATACAAAAATGTCAGAGTAGAGGAAGATCAATTTTTATTTGCAAATAAAAACAAAAACATACACTGTCCCCACTGGGGACAAGTAAAAATTATTTAACTTAGTTGCAATATTTCAATAAAATTACTTCGCATAGCTCCCCCAAATATTATTGCAATTAAATTAAACCTTTTTAAGTAAGTAATATAAAAAGGGTTAAGAGGACATTGATAATTTAATAGTTGTTTTAAATACGTTCTGCATGTAGCCTGCAAGATGGGAAGCTGTGTAGTAATTACGCCAATGGCACTTTTAGTACTGCGAATAAATGATTAACTACTAACCACATTTGACAAAGTGGTGCGATGATCTACATGTGGAAATAATGATACTTCCGTTTAGTCATGCTCTTTTAAAAGGATGAAATGAGGACGGCTCGGCATAAGAATGCAGAGAATGCTGGTTATAACGACTGACAGACGTTATAACCGGTGTTATGAAGTCAAGTCAAAGACTGTTTAAAACATTGATTATGTATTATCAACATAAATATTTCCTAAAACTATGCATTTAGCAAATATTTATGTTGATAAGTCTTAACTAAATTATTTATTAAAATACACTCTTATATTTAAGAGAAAACAACAAAACAAAGGAGTTAAGAATTATGAATAATGTACAATTAAGTGGAAGATTAACTAAGGATGTGGATTTAAAGTATTTACAAGATGGAAAAGCCGTATCAAAATTTAATTTAGCAGTTGATATGGGACTATCTAAGACAAAGAAAAAAGAATTAGAAAAAAAGAATAAGGCAACAGCAGAATTTATACCAATAATAGCTTATGGTAAAATTGCTGAAAACGTAGCAAATTATTTAGAAAAAGGTTCACAAGTATTAATTAATGCGAGAATTCATACAGCAAGATATGAAAAAGATGGAGAAAACAGATTTATAACACAAATAATAGCGCAGAATGTTGAGTTCATCGGTAGTAAAAAGAAGGATAACAATACATCAGATGATGTGCCTTCAATATTTGAAAGTAATGATGGATGTTTCTTGGACAATCCCAATGATGAAGGTTTTACGGAATAAATTGAAGGAGTAAAAAATGAAAAGAATTAATCTAGAGTGTAGCAATTGTGGGAGTAATGATTTTGAGGTAGAAATACAAGATATGATACCTACTGGATTAGCAATTTCTTGTAACGTTTGCGGTTGCATTACTCCTTTGGTTGTTAAAGGTAAACGTGAAATACTAGCAATAAACAATGAGAAAGCGTCTGATTTGTACGATTTATCATTTCGTGAAGATATTACAGATAAAATGATAAACAATATTAAAAATAATAAGTAGACAATAAGCACAAGCTCTATAGTTAAATTATACTATAGAGCTAATTTTTTTAAGAAAAATTACAACTCATAGATGAGGAAGGAAATTGAAAATGATGGAAATTACAAAATATAGAATAGAATTAGTAAGAGAAAATAGTAAGTTATATGATATAGCTAATGACAAAGCAACAACACCAGAAAGTGTATACGAAATAATAAAGGATAGGTTTAATATTAGTAGTTTGGCAGAAGAAATATTTGGGATATTATGTTTAGACACAAAAAATAACATTGTTGGAACATTTCAAGTGTCTCATGGTAATTTGGATGGCTGTACAGTACATCCAAGAGAAATATTCAAAAGGGCAATGTTAGTGAACTCGGCATCCATTATATTATTTCATAATCATCCAAGCGGTGAACCTGAGCCCTCTAAAGAGGATAAAAATGTAACCAATAGACTCATTGAAGCTGGAAAAATCTTAGGAATTAGAATTCTAGATCATATTATAGCATGTGATAGTTATTTTCTAAGCTTCAAAGAGCATGGATATTGTTAATAAACATAAAATTAGGCTCTTATATATAAAGATATGTAAGAGCTTTTCAACTTATTAAAATAAGGAAGGTTAATATTATGAAATCAAAAGAAGTTATGAATGATTTAAGTAAAATAGCTATATGTATAAATAATCTTTTTGAAAAAACTACTAGTAGTAGTTTTGATGATTTGGATGAAAATATTCAGTATGAAGATGATCCAAATGATAGAATGTTGAGCTGTGAAATATATTATATATTAGAGAAATTAGATGATGTTAAGCATACATTAGATTACATAAATAAGAATGTAAAATCTGAAGGCTGTCTAATGAAAAATTCAAATGATAGATACGAGTTAAATAATTTTGAATTTCATTGTGGTTATTCTATAGAAGCTTTAATATATGATAGTGACATCGAAAAAGATTGTTGGGTGCATAGTAGAATTGAACATGATGGAGAAAGATATTATTTAGTTGGACATAATGATTTAGTACTAGATGGAGTAAGAGCTAGAATAAGATACTAAATAATTTAGAGCAAATAAATAACACTTGTGTTATAATAAAGAAAAAGTGACGAAGTCACGTAGTCCAGAAGAAACGGAAACCATCACCCAGTGAACCGAGTTTGGGAGGTTCACGAAAAAGGGTGATAGGTTTTGAGCAAAAAAAAGTAAGTGAGGAACGAGCGGAACTTTTTAAGCGAATAGTTTCTTATGGACTACGGTATATTTTTGAAGGAACTGAAAAAAATAATATTTAAATTTTAACAAAATTTAAACAAAGACCAGTGTAAAAAGATGAACCGAACCCCTGCAAGGTACATGGTTCATTTTTTTACACTGGTTTTACTATAAAAGTAGCTCATAAGAACTGCTTTTTTTATTATAAAATACAATGTCTCCAAAGGAGACAATAGAAAAGGGAGTAAAGGTTTATGGAAAAAGTTAAAGAGAAAAAGAAAAAAATACTTAAAGGAATAATCATTGGTAAAGAAATCATCGGAGAAAAAATATATGCACATGTTTCATGTGTAGACGGATTTATAGGAAAGGTTTTAATAGAAGAAAATGAGTTACACGATTTTGATGTAAGAGACAAAGTTGGCTTATTATTAGGTGCAGAAATAGAATTTAAAATTGATAATAATTATGATGAAGAATTAGGAGCATATATAGGAAGTAGAAAACAAGCTAATGAAATTTTACAAAAACGACTTGAAAAATTATCCGTTGGTTATGAAACTAATGCATCAATAATTATTGTTGCAAAAAATAATATTATAGTAAATATATATGGTAATGATGTAAAAATAAAAGCGAAAGATTTAAAATTAGGTTGGATTGAAGATTTAAGAGAAAGGCTGAAAATCGGACAAGATATAAAAGTAAAAATAGTATCTATAGAACCTTTAAAATTAGAAGTAATTAATAAAAAGAAAACATTTCATGCTGATAAATATAAAATAGGAAATGAATACGTTGCAAAAATAGTAGGTGCACCTGAATTTGGCATTATAGCAGAAATAGAAAACAATAGACAAGTTTTGTGTTATCACGTTGACTGGAAGGATGAACCTAAAGTAGGTGAATATATTGTTATTCAGATAAGTGATGTAAAACCAGAAGAAGAAAAGACATATGGTTATGTTAAAAGAAGAATAAGGAGATAATTCTTTATGGAACTTACTAAAAAAGAAGGAGAAATACTGGATTTTATAAAAAAATATAAGTGCTGCAAAAAAGAGCATATACAAGCTTTTATTGATGTAGCACAACTTGATAAAAGGTTAATTCGTCTTGTATGGAGAAATGAAATAATTATTGAAGACGAAATAATCAAACTGAAAGAAAATAATGTTGATTTAGAAGGAATGCGTGAACAGCTAAATATGATAAAAGTTCTTGATGTTGTTACTCTTCTAAAAAATGAAGGTAGAATTAAAGAAATAGAGATTATGGATCTTCCATATTACATAATGGCTCGTTCTGCAAAAAAAGACGTTTATATGTATTTTACTTTCGTTAATAAGGGTTTAGAAATGATAAAATTAAAACTTATTGATAATGAAAATAAAGGAAATACAATGTTAATTCTAGAAAATAGCACACAGATAGAATATCTTAAAATACTTACAACAAAAGTAAAAAAGGTTATTATTTACGAGGATTTTTTAAAAACAAATCAAATATAACAACTCAAAAACATCCCTGCTTGGGACAGCAGAAGAGGAAAAAGTATAAGTATAATATAAGGAGATATAAAATATGAGTAAAATAATAAGCATTATTAATCAAAAAGGTGGAGTAGGAAAAACAACAACAACTATTAACTTAGGAGTAGCATTAGCAAAGTTAGATAAAAAAGTTTTATTAGTGGATTTTGATCCTCAAGCAAATTTAACAATTGGTCTTGGATTTGATCCAGATGAAATAAAAAATACAATATCAAGCATGATAAGAAAAAGAATTGCAGATGATAACTGTGAAATAAACATAGTTGATTACATATTAAAAGCTGAAAATTTAGATATAATACCTAGTGATATAGGTTTATCAGGAATTGAGATGTTGTTATTTAATACAATGAATAGAGAAAATGTTTTTAAAAATATCATAGAGGAAATAAAAGTTAACTACGATTACATACTGATAGATTGTATGCCTAGCTTGAACATATTACCAATAAATGCTTTGGTTGCATCTGACAGTGTTATAATACCTGTTCAAGCGCATTTTTACTCACTTACAGGTATGGAACAACTTTTTGAAACAATAAAAAAAGTTAGAAGGCAAATAAATAGAAATTTGGAGATAGAGGGTGTACTACTAACCATGTATGATAGTAGAACTAGCCTAAGTCGAGAAGTTGAAAAAACACTTAAAAGCATATATGGAGAAACAATAAACATATTCAAAAACAAAATAGTCATATCAACAAAAGCAGCAGAAGCACCATCACAAGGGAAAAGTTTATTAAGTTATCAACCAAGAGCAGAAGCAGCAAAAAATTATCATATGCTTGCAGAAGAACTGCTAAGTATATAGAGGTGTTAAAATGGAAGGTAAATTAGGATTAGGAAACAGATTAAAAAAAATAAATCCATTAGATGATGTGTTTGGTATAGAAAACAATCAAAGTGAACAAATAGAGCAAATACCTATTGATATGCTTGTACATTATATAGAACATAAATTCAAACTATATTCTGGACAAAGAAAGCAGGATTTAGTTCAAAGTATAAAAACTCATGGGATTTTAACACCAATAATTGTAACGCCAAGTCAAAATGAACAGTACATGATACTAGCAGGACACAATAGAACAGAATGTGCAAAAGAAGCAGGATTAAAAGAAATTCCAGCTAAAATAATTAAAAACATAACAAAATTACAAGCTAAGCAAATAGTGATAGAAACAAATCTATTTCAAAGGTCGTTTAGTGAACTACCAACATCAGAAAAAGCGGAGATAATCTCAGACTATTACGAACTAAAAAAAGAAAATGGCGAAAATATATCAGATATAGAAACGGAAATACAAAAACTATCTGAATTGTCCCCAGTGGGGACAGAAGATAAAAAAGCTAGTGTGTCCCCACTGGGGACAAGACAAATTGGACAAAAATACAGTTTGTCAAAAAATACAATAGCTAGACTTTTAAGAATACATAAATTAGTAGCAGAACTAAAAGAAAAAATAGATGCAGAAGAAATATCACTAAGAGCAGGAGTTGACTTATCATATCTTTTACAAAATGAACAACACATAG contains these protein-coding regions:
- a CDS encoding single-stranded DNA-binding protein, translated to MNNVQLSGRLTKDVDLKYLQDGKAVSKFNLAVDMGLSKTKKKELEKKNKATAEFIPIIAYGKIAENVANYLEKGSQVLINARIHTARYEKDGENRFITQIIAQNVEFIGSKKKDNNTSDDVPSIFESNDGCFLDNPNDEGFTE
- a CDS encoding RadC family protein encodes the protein MMEITKYRIELVRENSKLYDIANDKATTPESVYEIIKDRFNISSLAEEIFGILCLDTKNNIVGTFQVSHGNLDGCTVHPREIFKRAMLVNSASIILFHNHPSGEPEPSKEDKNVTNRLIEAGKILGIRILDHIIACDSYFLSFKEHGYC
- a CDS encoding DUF5348 domain-containing protein codes for the protein MKSKEVMNDLSKIAICINNLFEKTTSSSFDDLDENIQYEDDPNDRMLSCEIYYILEKLDDVKHTLDYINKNVKSEGCLMKNSNDRYELNNFEFHCGYSIEALIYDSDIEKDCWVHSRIEHDGERYYLVGHNDLVLDGVRARIRY
- a CDS encoding DUF5697 family protein encodes the protein MELTKKEGEILDFIKKYKCCKKEHIQAFIDVAQLDKRLIRLVWRNEIIIEDEIIKLKENNVDLEGMREQLNMIKVLDVVTLLKNEGRIKEIEIMDLPYYIMARSAKKDVYMYFTFVNKGLEMIKLKLIDNENKGNTMLILENSTQIEYLKILTTKVKKVIIYEDFLKTNQI
- a CDS encoding ParA family protein; the protein is MSKIISIINQKGGVGKTTTTINLGVALAKLDKKVLLVDFDPQANLTIGLGFDPDEIKNTISSMIRKRIADDNCEINIVDYILKAENLDIIPSDIGLSGIEMLLFNTMNRENVFKNIIEEIKVNYDYILIDCMPSLNILPINALVASDSVIIPVQAHFYSLTGMEQLFETIKKVRRQINRNLEIEGVLLTMYDSRTSLSREVEKTLKSIYGETINIFKNKIVISTKAAEAPSQGKSLLSYQPRAEAAKNYHMLAEELLSI
- a CDS encoding ParB N-terminal domain-containing protein, with the protein product MEGKLGLGNRLKKINPLDDVFGIENNQSEQIEQIPIDMLVHYIEHKFKLYSGQRKQDLVQSIKTHGILTPIIVTPSQNEQYMILAGHNRTECAKEAGLKEIPAKIIKNITKLQAKQIVIETNLFQRSFSELPTSEKAEIISDYYELKKENGENISDIETEIQKLSELSPVGTEDKKASVSPLGTRQIGQKYSLSKNTIARLLRIHKLVAELKEKIDAEEISLRAGVDLSYLLQNEQHIVVEIINQHDIKIDMKKSAQLKMLKKELQQLEEQDIKTILLASSSNQSNVQKKIKPIKIKRKLIEKYFKKEQDEDEIQNIVEKALEKYFEEGDIY